In Thermanaerothrix sp., one DNA window encodes the following:
- a CDS encoding purine permease, with protein sequence MSDHEESAVLDRELIYQLHGRPSLGVALPLGLQHVLAMFTGNLAPIFVVAGVIALPKPDMIVMIQGAMIISGITTLIQLYPIGKRNWVLPRIGGELPIVMGTSFAFVPTSLTVGQMYGISGILGGALLGSLVEFVMGIFIKPLKRFFPPLVVGSVLIAMGTKLLGVGVNYFAGGIGSKDYGSPKNLLLGTLVLATVLLLQRFGKGMAKVSSLLIAIVIGYVAAVFMGMVDFSPVANAGWISIPKPFHFGMTFHLDAVLAFAAVYIVSGLETIGNTSGITIAAFNREATTEETSGAIMGDSFGSAIAAVFNTLPNTAFGQNAGLVAMTKVVNKWCIATGAMVLILAGLFPKVGAVISVMPNSVLGGAVVTVFAMIMLNGIKMLAKSGFSDRNMLVLGITFGIGMGFSSVPALLEHLPKLLQFLFRDTVSSVCIISILANIIFPDSDEGEKKFVIEVEE encoded by the coding sequence ATGTCTGATCACGAAGAGAGCGCTGTGTTGGATCGGGAGTTGATATACCAGCTTCACGGCCGGCCGTCCCTTGGCGTCGCCCTTCCCTTGGGGCTGCAGCACGTGTTGGCCATGTTCACCGGAAACCTGGCCCCCATATTCGTGGTGGCGGGGGTCATAGCCTTGCCGAAGCCGGACATGATCGTAATGATCCAAGGGGCCATGATCATCTCCGGCATAACAACCCTGATACAGCTGTACCCCATAGGCAAGCGCAACTGGGTCCTTCCTCGAATAGGAGGGGAGCTTCCAATAGTGATGGGCACCTCCTTCGCCTTCGTGCCCACCTCTCTAACCGTGGGCCAGATGTACGGGATCTCAGGCATACTGGGAGGAGCCCTGCTTGGGAGCCTTGTGGAGTTCGTGATGGGCATCTTCATAAAACCTCTGAAGCGTTTCTTCCCGCCCCTGGTGGTGGGGAGCGTGCTCATCGCCATGGGCACCAAGCTGCTTGGCGTGGGGGTTAACTACTTCGCCGGAGGCATAGGGTCAAAGGATTACGGCTCCCCCAAGAACCTTCTGCTTGGGACCTTGGTGCTTGCCACGGTGCTGCTGCTTCAGCGGTTTGGTAAGGGTATGGCCAAGGTGTCTAGCCTTCTTATAGCCATAGTGATAGGTTACGTGGCCGCTGTCTTCATGGGCATGGTTGACTTCTCACCGGTGGCCAACGCGGGGTGGATCAGCATCCCCAAGCCCTTCCACTTCGGCATGACCTTCCACCTTGACGCGGTGCTGGCCTTTGCGGCGGTCTACATAGTCTCGGGCCTTGAGACCATAGGGAACACCTCGGGCATAACCATAGCGGCCTTCAACCGGGAGGCCACCACGGAGGAGACCTCCGGGGCCATAATGGGTGACAGCTTCGGCTCCGCCATAGCGGCGGTGTTCAACACCCTTCCCAACACCGCCTTCGGACAGAACGCTGGACTGGTGGCCATGACCAAGGTGGTTAACAAGTGGTGCATCGCCACCGGCGCCATGGTGCTGATCCTGGCGGGGCTCTTCCCCAAGGTGGGGGCCGTCATATCGGTCATGCCCAACTCGGTGCTGGGCGGCGCGGTGGTCACCGTGTTCGCCATGATAATGCTTAACGGCATCAAGATGCTCGCCAAGTCGGGCTTCAGCGACAGGAACATGCTGGTACTTGGCATAACCTTCGGCATCGGCATGGGCTTCAGCTCCGTGCCGGCGCTTCTGGAGCACCTGCCCAAACTCCTGCAGTTCCTGTTCAGGGACACGGTGTCGTCGGTGTGCATAATCTCCATACTGGCCAACATCATCTTCCCGGACTCCGATGAGGGGGAGAAGAAGTTCGTCATAGAGGTTGAGGAGTAG
- the dpaL gene encoding diaminopropionate ammonia-lyase: MEEIRYVVNGPERGMRGSAPVDRFSPEEMNKVVGFHSTMPGYEPTPLASLPSLAKRLGLGAVHVKDESHRFGLKAFKVLGGCYAIAMHLAKLLGKDISDLPFEVLTSDEVKSKLGDITFATTTDGNHGRGVAWTARMLRQKAVVYMPKGSAQFRLEKIRGEGAEAEILDMNYDDAVRYTDQQARKHGWVVVQDTAWEGYTDIPLWIMQGYGTMVVEALDQLKAKGEDMPTHVFIQAGVGSLAGAVQGVLRARFGQSAPKVVVVEASAAACYYESAVAGDGKPRAVGGDLFTLMAGLACGEVNIIGYEILRDYAAAFVSCPDYVAARGMRVLGNPLEGDQRVVSGESGAVTAGLLAYLMGKEELKGLKDALGLDSSSRVLLFSTEGDTDPDRYRSVVWDGEFPTFGHLPRP; this comes from the coding sequence TTGGAAGAGATTCGCTACGTGGTCAACGGTCCCGAGAGGGGCATGAGGGGGAGCGCTCCGGTGGACCGGTTCTCGCCGGAGGAGATGAACAAGGTGGTGGGGTTCCACTCCACCATGCCCGGTTACGAGCCCACCCCATTGGCTTCGCTGCCCAGCCTGGCCAAGAGGCTTGGCCTTGGGGCGGTTCACGTGAAGGACGAGTCCCACCGTTTCGGGCTTAAGGCCTTCAAGGTCCTGGGGGGCTGCTACGCCATCGCCATGCACCTTGCGAAGCTGCTCGGCAAGGACATCTCCGACCTTCCCTTTGAGGTCCTCACCAGCGACGAGGTCAAGTCCAAGCTTGGGGACATAACCTTTGCCACCACCACCGACGGCAACCACGGCCGGGGTGTGGCCTGGACCGCCAGGATGCTCCGCCAGAAGGCGGTGGTTTACATGCCCAAGGGTTCCGCCCAGTTCCGGCTGGAGAAGATACGGGGCGAGGGGGCCGAGGCGGAGATACTGGACATGAACTACGACGATGCGGTGCGCTACACGGACCAGCAGGCCCGCAAGCACGGCTGGGTGGTGGTGCAGGACACCGCCTGGGAGGGCTACACCGACATACCCCTTTGGATCATGCAGGGCTACGGTACCATGGTGGTGGAGGCTTTGGATCAGCTCAAGGCCAAGGGTGAGGATATGCCCACCCACGTGTTCATCCAGGCCGGCGTGGGGTCCCTGGCTGGGGCGGTTCAGGGGGTTCTGAGGGCCCGGTTCGGTCAGTCGGCTCCCAAGGTGGTGGTGGTGGAGGCCAGCGCCGCCGCCTGTTACTACGAGTCCGCCGTGGCGGGGGACGGCAAGCCCCGGGCGGTGGGCGGAGACCTATTCACCCTCATGGCGGGGCTTGCCTGCGGTGAGGTTAACATCATCGGCTACGAGATATTGAGGGACTACGCGGCGGCCTTCGTCTCGTGCCCCGATTACGTGGCCGCCAGGGGCATGAGGGTCCTTGGCAACCCCCTTGAGGGGGACCAGCGGGTGGTCTCCGGGGAGTCCGGGGCGGTTACCGCGGGGCTTCTTGCTTACCTCATGGGCAAGGAGGAGCTTAAGGGCCTTAAGGACGCCCTGGGGCTGGATTCCTCCTCCCGGGTGCTGCTCTTCAGCACCGAGGGGGACACGGACCCGGACCGTTACAGGTCCGTGGTTTGGGACGGGGAGTTCCCCACCTTCGGGCATCTTCCAAGGCCCTAA
- a CDS encoding ornithine carbamoyltransferase, which produces MQSFFRNRHFINLEDFTKEEVETMLEVSFDLKKKFAMGEPTPYLVNKTMFLIFFEQSTRTRNSMEAGLAQLGGHAGYLDSSTMQVSHGESAKDTAIILSSFGHAIACRYCNWGYGNKYLTEMAKWAKVPVMNLQCDLYHPFQALADLMTMKEKFGKLERLKVSIIWAYAESHKKPISVPVSQVLLFPRYGMDVVLAHPKGWELPDWVIAQAKANAEKYGGTVTVTDDEEYAYRNAHIVIPKNWGNWVTDQTGLTAAGAVKVVDEKLMAHRSWKCTEEKMALADKDVVYMHALPADRNNEVEDAVIDGPHSIVYDEAENRLHTAKAVMTLLMGGR; this is translated from the coding sequence ATGCAGAGCTTTTTCAGGAACCGCCACTTCATCAACCTGGAGGACTTCACCAAAGAAGAAGTGGAGACCATGTTGGAGGTCTCCTTCGACCTGAAGAAGAAGTTCGCCATGGGTGAGCCCACCCCTTACCTTGTGAACAAGACCATGTTCCTCATCTTCTTCGAGCAGTCCACCAGGACCCGGAACTCCATGGAGGCGGGGCTTGCCCAGCTGGGAGGACACGCGGGCTACCTTGACTCCAGCACCATGCAGGTCTCCCACGGCGAGAGCGCCAAGGACACCGCCATCATCCTCTCCAGCTTCGGGCACGCCATCGCCTGCCGTTACTGCAACTGGGGCTACGGCAACAAGTACCTCACCGAGATGGCCAAGTGGGCCAAGGTTCCCGTGATGAACCTGCAGTGCGACCTGTACCACCCCTTCCAGGCCCTGGCGGACCTTATGACCATGAAGGAGAAGTTCGGCAAGCTTGAGCGGCTCAAGGTCTCCATCATCTGGGCCTACGCGGAGAGCCACAAGAAGCCCATCTCCGTGCCGGTCTCCCAGGTGCTGCTGTTCCCCCGGTACGGCATGGACGTGGTGCTGGCCCATCCCAAGGGCTGGGAGCTCCCCGACTGGGTCATCGCCCAGGCTAAGGCCAACGCGGAGAAGTACGGCGGCACCGTGACCGTCACCGACGACGAGGAGTACGCCTACAGGAACGCCCACATAGTGATCCCCAAGAACTGGGGCAACTGGGTCACCGACCAGACGGGCCTTACCGCCGCGGGAGCCGTGAAGGTGGTGGACGAGAAGCTCATGGCCCACAGGTCCTGGAAGTGCACCGAGGAGAAGATGGCCCTGGCGGACAAGGACGTGGTTTACATGCACGCCCTGCCGGCGGACCGGAACAACGAGGTGGAGGACGCGGTGATCGACGGGCCGCACTCCATAGTGTACGACGAGGCGGAGAACCGCCTGCACACCGCCAAGGCGGTTATGACCCTTCTCATGGGAGGAAGGTAA
- a CDS encoding YgeY family selenium metabolism-linked hydrolase, giving the protein MEMDFAKIRELAKKYEPDISRFLRDMIAIPSESCQEEKLVQRIKQEMEKVGFDEVVIDPMGNILGYMGNGDRLIAFDAHIDTVGVGNRDNWTFDPYEGYEDDEKIGGRGASDQEGGMASMVYAAKIMKDLGLLEGLRVVMVGTVQEEDCDGLCWQYIVKEDKVRPEFVVSTEPTDGRIHRGQRGRMEIKVKTTGVSCHGSAPERGDNAIYKMAPILQELRALHENLKDDPFLGKGSLAVSEIFFTSPSRCAVADSCWISIDRRLTAGETKELALQQIRNLPAVKAANAEVSLYTYERPAYTGLVYPTECYFPSWVLEEDHPVTKSMVDAFRSVLNREPVVDKWTFSTNGVAIMGLLGIPCIGFGPGHENQAHAPNEVTWKSELVECAAVYAALPRIYADRYGR; this is encoded by the coding sequence ATGGAGATGGATTTTGCGAAGATCCGGGAGCTGGCGAAGAAGTACGAGCCCGACATATCCAGGTTCCTCAGGGATATGATCGCCATCCCCAGCGAGAGCTGCCAGGAGGAGAAGCTGGTCCAGCGGATCAAGCAGGAGATGGAGAAGGTGGGCTTCGACGAGGTGGTCATAGACCCCATGGGCAACATCCTGGGCTACATGGGCAACGGGGACCGGCTCATCGCCTTTGACGCCCACATAGACACCGTGGGTGTTGGGAACCGGGACAACTGGACCTTCGACCCCTACGAGGGCTACGAGGACGACGAGAAGATAGGAGGCCGCGGGGCCAGCGACCAGGAGGGCGGGATGGCCTCCATGGTTTACGCGGCGAAGATAATGAAGGACCTGGGTCTTTTGGAGGGCCTTCGGGTGGTGATGGTGGGCACCGTTCAGGAGGAGGACTGCGACGGGCTCTGCTGGCAGTACATAGTCAAGGAGGACAAGGTGCGGCCTGAGTTCGTGGTGAGCACCGAGCCCACCGACGGCAGGATCCACAGGGGCCAGCGGGGACGAATGGAGATAAAGGTGAAGACCACCGGCGTAAGCTGCCACGGCTCCGCTCCGGAGCGGGGGGACAACGCCATATACAAGATGGCCCCCATACTCCAGGAGCTGAGGGCCCTTCACGAGAACCTGAAGGACGACCCGTTCCTTGGCAAGGGTTCCCTGGCGGTGTCGGAGATATTCTTCACCAGCCCCTCCCGGTGCGCCGTGGCGGACAGCTGCTGGATATCCATAGACCGGCGGCTCACCGCCGGGGAGACCAAGGAGCTGGCGCTGCAGCAGATAAGGAACCTTCCTGCGGTGAAGGCCGCCAACGCGGAGGTGTCCTTGTACACTTACGAGCGCCCCGCCTACACCGGCCTTGTGTATCCCACCGAGTGCTACTTTCCGTCGTGGGTCCTTGAGGAGGACCACCCGGTGACCAAGAGCATGGTGGACGCCTTCCGGAGCGTGCTCAACAGGGAGCCCGTGGTGGACAAGTGGACCTTCTCCACCAACGGAGTTGCCATCATGGGGCTTTTAGGGATTCCCTGCATAGGCTTTGGACCTGGGCACGAGAACCAGGCCCACGCCCCCAACGAGGTAACCTGGAAGTCCGAGCTGGTGGAGTGCGCGGCGGTTTACGCGGCCCTTCCCAGGATATACGCGGATCGCTATGGCCGTTAG
- the ygfK gene encoding putative selenate reductase subunit YgfK, with amino-acid sequence MRDYMRPLTFEEHLNWILEEYRTRGSIYGIPKAMFFRPDPGSPMVSRLFGDKLHTPIGPAAGPHTQLVQNIVSAWLCGARYMELKTVQIMDELVIERPCIDMEDEGYNVEWSQELKLERSAAEYAKAWVLVHLMPRLLGWDDVNDGTIFNMSVGYNMEGILRPRMQQFMASMEDASEEISRCLKVLKEYLPDMDDLQVPSKISAGCTLSTMHGCPPDEIEKIASYLINRGLHVFVKLNPTLLGAETVRSILNDSLGFKKLHIPDSAFEHDLKYPQAVEILRNLSDLARRKGVTFGVKLTNTLAMENWKGRMPGGEMYMSGRPLFPLAVNLFNKIRKDFPDLPVSFSAGADQENVDRLFACGVKTVTIASEILKPGGYGRLASCVRSLERALKEKGCSSLDELAKDAPMALEDLARESIRSPKYRYVEAVPPKSPSPLAMFDCVEAPCSAACPVNQEVPLYARRIAKGDFDGALEAVLRRNPMPGVTGHVCPHGCQDRCTRNQIDEPVAIRALKRAAERYGNASLKAPEPNGLKVAVVGAGPSGVAAAAELAMMGFKVTVFEASDRPGGMMGLAPSFRLPQDALMKDVERVKALGVEFRFNSPVEGSPESLLGEYQGVYVATGFPVDSPLGIPGEDGKGVFGALKFLDLVSRGDRPAIGERVLVIGGGNTAMDAARTAMRLGASVKVVYRRTRDQMPAEAEEIEAFLEEGGSILELASPEEILLEGGAVKGLLCRKNRLGEIGPDGRPRPVATDETFRLDCDSVIAAIGQSQGNVVFDGSSVELSDGKAKVHPSHLTSVPGVYAGGDLVRGPKTVIAACADGRSAARSMALALGVAVRCEAPQELLTEDEIEEIKLRRTVKVRSRREARREGRDFDLFELPLSREDAMEEARRCLSCDVVCDKCVDVCPNRANVSVRVVPSEALVPAFRCLGDRVQEAPARYVEIRQDRQIVHVEDLCNRCGNCETFCVHEGGRPYETKPRLFLSQDGMVKEEDNALAAAEGIICWKEGGIRCSLERTFSGWAYEDPFIRVELTQAFRPVKAALKAFFEGERSLESVFRMKVLLEGMEESGSHLLVNGDGAL; translated from the coding sequence ATGAGAGACTACATGCGCCCTTTGACTTTTGAGGAGCATCTTAACTGGATACTGGAGGAGTACCGAACCAGGGGGTCCATATACGGGATACCCAAGGCCATGTTCTTCAGGCCCGACCCCGGTTCCCCCATGGTGAGCCGCCTGTTCGGCGATAAGCTTCACACCCCCATAGGTCCCGCCGCGGGGCCCCACACCCAGCTGGTCCAGAACATCGTATCCGCCTGGCTTTGCGGAGCCCGCTACATGGAGCTCAAGACGGTGCAGATAATGGACGAGCTGGTCATAGAGCGGCCCTGCATAGACATGGAGGACGAGGGGTACAACGTGGAGTGGTCCCAGGAGCTCAAGCTCGAGAGATCCGCGGCGGAGTACGCCAAGGCCTGGGTGCTGGTGCACCTTATGCCCCGGCTGCTGGGCTGGGACGATGTAAACGACGGCACCATCTTCAACATGAGCGTGGGGTACAACATGGAGGGCATCCTGCGGCCCAGGATGCAGCAGTTCATGGCCTCCATGGAGGACGCGTCGGAGGAGATCTCCCGGTGCCTTAAGGTGCTCAAGGAGTACCTGCCGGATATGGATGATCTCCAGGTGCCCTCTAAGATATCCGCGGGCTGCACCCTTTCAACCATGCACGGCTGTCCCCCCGACGAGATAGAGAAGATAGCCTCGTACCTCATAAACCGTGGGCTCCACGTGTTCGTGAAGCTCAACCCCACCCTTCTTGGGGCCGAGACGGTGCGTTCCATACTGAACGACTCCCTGGGCTTTAAGAAGCTGCACATCCCCGACTCCGCCTTCGAGCACGACCTCAAGTACCCCCAGGCGGTGGAGATCCTCCGGAACCTGTCGGATCTTGCCCGCCGGAAGGGTGTAACCTTCGGGGTTAAGCTCACCAACACCCTGGCCATGGAGAACTGGAAGGGCCGGATGCCCGGCGGGGAGATGTACATGTCCGGCCGCCCCCTCTTCCCCTTGGCGGTGAACCTTTTCAACAAGATAAGGAAGGACTTCCCGGACCTTCCGGTGTCCTTCTCCGCTGGCGCCGACCAGGAGAACGTGGACCGGCTCTTCGCCTGCGGCGTTAAGACCGTCACCATAGCCTCGGAGATACTTAAGCCTGGCGGCTACGGCCGTCTTGCCTCCTGCGTGAGGAGCCTTGAGCGGGCCTTGAAGGAGAAGGGCTGTTCCTCCCTGGACGAGCTGGCCAAGGACGCCCCCATGGCCCTGGAGGATCTGGCCCGGGAGAGCATCAGAAGCCCCAAGTACCGTTACGTGGAGGCGGTTCCGCCCAAGTCCCCGTCCCCCCTTGCCATGTTCGACTGCGTGGAGGCCCCCTGCTCCGCCGCCTGCCCTGTAAACCAGGAGGTCCCCCTGTACGCCCGGCGCATAGCCAAGGGTGACTTCGACGGCGCCCTTGAGGCGGTGCTCCGCAGGAACCCCATGCCCGGCGTTACCGGCCACGTGTGCCCCCACGGATGCCAGGACCGCTGCACCAGGAACCAGATCGACGAGCCCGTGGCCATAAGGGCCCTCAAGAGGGCGGCGGAGAGGTACGGCAACGCCTCGCTGAAGGCCCCTGAGCCCAACGGCCTTAAGGTGGCGGTGGTCGGCGCCGGGCCCTCCGGCGTGGCCGCCGCGGCGGAGCTCGCCATGATGGGCTTCAAGGTGACGGTCTTTGAGGCCTCCGACAGGCCCGGCGGGATGATGGGGCTGGCCCCCAGCTTCCGATTGCCCCAGGACGCCCTCATGAAGGACGTGGAGAGGGTTAAGGCCCTTGGGGTTGAGTTCCGGTTCAACAGCCCAGTGGAGGGTTCCCCCGAGTCGCTCCTTGGGGAGTACCAGGGGGTCTACGTGGCCACCGGGTTCCCGGTGGACAGCCCCTTGGGCATCCCGGGAGAGGATGGGAAAGGGGTTTTCGGGGCCCTCAAGTTCCTTGACCTAGTCTCAAGAGGCGATAGGCCCGCGATTGGGGAGAGGGTTTTGGTGATAGGGGGCGGCAACACCGCCATGGACGCCGCCAGGACCGCCATGAGGCTTGGGGCTTCCGTCAAGGTGGTGTACCGCAGGACCAGGGACCAGATGCCCGCCGAGGCGGAGGAGATAGAGGCCTTCCTGGAGGAGGGAGGCTCCATCCTGGAGCTTGCCTCTCCGGAGGAGATACTTTTGGAGGGCGGCGCGGTGAAGGGGCTTCTGTGCCGCAAGAACCGCCTGGGTGAGATTGGCCCCGACGGAAGGCCCAGGCCCGTGGCCACCGACGAGACCTTCCGGCTGGACTGCGATTCGGTCATAGCCGCCATAGGCCAGTCCCAGGGTAACGTGGTCTTTGATGGCAGTTCCGTGGAGCTGTCGGACGGGAAGGCCAAGGTGCATCCCAGCCACCTCACCTCCGTGCCGGGGGTGTACGCCGGCGGCGATCTTGTAAGAGGTCCTAAGACGGTCATAGCCGCCTGCGCGGACGGCAGGTCCGCCGCCCGGTCCATGGCGCTGGCCCTGGGGGTTGCGGTGAGGTGCGAGGCGCCGCAGGAGCTCCTTACGGAGGACGAGATAGAGGAGATAAAGCTCCGCAGGACCGTTAAGGTGCGCTCCCGCCGGGAGGCGAGGCGGGAGGGGAGGGACTTCGACCTCTTTGAGCTTCCGTTGAGCCGGGAGGACGCCATGGAGGAGGCCAGGCGCTGCCTGTCTTGCGACGTGGTGTGCGACAAGTGCGTGGACGTGTGCCCCAACAGGGCCAACGTGTCGGTGCGGGTGGTGCCCTCTGAGGCCTTGGTGCCGGCGTTCCGCTGTCTTGGGGACAGGGTGCAGGAGGCGCCCGCCCGGTACGTGGAGATACGTCAGGACCGGCAGATAGTGCACGTGGAGGACCTTTGCAACCGGTGCGGCAACTGCGAGACCTTCTGCGTCCACGAGGGCGGGAGGCCCTACGAGACGAAGCCCAGGCTGTTCCTGAGCCAGGATGGCATGGTTAAGGAGGAGGACAACGCCCTGGCCGCCGCGGAGGGGATCATATGCTGGAAGGAGGGGGGCATCAGGTGCTCCCTTGAGAGGACCTTCTCTGGATGGGCCTATGAGGACCCATTCATCCGGGTGGAGCTTACCCAGGCGTTTAGGCCCGTCAAGGCGGCCCTCAAGGCCTTCTTTGAGGGGGAGAGGTCCTTGGAGAGCGTCTTCAGGATGAAGGTGCTCCTGGAGGGCATGGAGGAAAGCGGTTCACATCTTTTGGTAAACGGTGACGGCGCCCTTTAG
- a CDS encoding PAS domain-containing protein — translation MSSDEIIEIARPMVDFLAEVLGDLAEVVLHDLRDPEHSVVAIRNGHISGRREGDSLTDYALEVLRESKGRPYKVNYKGVLEDGRPLRLSSLFIKDPSTGEPVAMLSVNLDISRVQDAYKVLGSFLNISKNGEESAPPHPIHFSIENLMHQQMDQVLSSRGIPPSRMTAEEKKSVVEELDRKGIFLLKGAVAEAARRLEVSEQTIYRYLRGN, via the coding sequence ATGTCCTCGGACGAGATCATCGAGATTGCAAGGCCCATGGTGGACTTCCTGGCGGAGGTCTTAGGCGACCTGGCGGAGGTGGTCCTCCACGATCTGCGGGACCCGGAGCATTCGGTGGTGGCCATAAGGAACGGCCACATATCGGGCCGCCGGGAGGGGGATTCCCTCACCGACTACGCCCTGGAGGTCTTAAGGGAATCCAAGGGACGGCCCTACAAGGTCAACTACAAGGGGGTCCTGGAGGACGGCCGCCCCTTGAGGCTCTCTTCCCTCTTCATAAAGGACCCTTCCACCGGGGAGCCGGTGGCCATGCTGTCCGTCAACCTGGACATATCCCGGGTGCAGGACGCCTACAAGGTCTTGGGCTCCTTCCTCAACATATCCAAGAACGGCGAGGAGTCGGCGCCGCCTCATCCTATTCACTTTTCCATAGAAAACCTCATGCATCAGCAGATGGACCAGGTGTTGAGCTCAAGGGGCATCCCCCCCTCCAGGATGACCGCGGAGGAGAAGAAGTCCGTGGTGGAGGAGCTGGACAGGAAGGGGATATTCCTCCTCAAAGGGGCGGTGGCGGAGGCCGCAAGGCGCCTGGAGGTTTCGGAGCAGACCATATACAGGTATCTCAGGGGCAACTGA
- the ssnA gene encoding putative aminohydrolase SsnA, translating into MLLVGKGRLVTRDPERPFLSDGAVLCDRGTIVEIGPTEELKSKHKDAEFLDARGGLVHPGLINAHMHYYSALVRGFGGKGGEPASDFVQVLERLWWRLDKALDLEDVKISAEVCLLEAIRCGCTCMLDHHASPNAITGSLFAIAEAVDRMGLSACLCYEVSDRDGEDKALEGIRENRQFIDHANKGDRRRIAGTFGLHASLTLSDRTLDLCASSGDYAGFHVHVAEGQTDEPECRRRHGLSIVDRFRRFGLLGPKSMAIHCIHVDEEEMEILKDTNTAVVHNPESNMGNAVGAAKVLRMVEKGILLGLGTDGYVCDMLRSYAMANALVKHSVGHPNVGWGEVPSMLFQNNFEIANRYFSVRRGVLKEGWAADIVVFDYDPPTPISQQNVNGHLLFGPLTSHVVHTVADGKVLYKDRNFTALDPKEIMAKARERAVKVWERF; encoded by the coding sequence ATGCTTCTAGTGGGAAAGGGGCGTCTTGTTACCAGGGATCCTGAAAGGCCGTTCCTGTCAGACGGGGCGGTGTTGTGCGACCGGGGTACGATCGTGGAGATCGGCCCCACCGAGGAGTTGAAGTCCAAACATAAAGACGCGGAGTTCCTGGACGCCCGGGGGGGACTTGTGCATCCAGGGCTCATAAACGCCCACATGCACTATTACAGCGCTCTGGTGAGGGGTTTCGGCGGAAAGGGCGGCGAGCCCGCGTCGGACTTCGTGCAGGTGCTGGAGAGGCTCTGGTGGCGCCTTGACAAGGCGTTGGACCTTGAGGACGTGAAGATCTCCGCGGAGGTGTGCCTGCTTGAGGCCATAAGGTGCGGCTGCACCTGCATGCTGGACCATCACGCCAGCCCCAACGCCATAACCGGCAGCCTCTTCGCCATAGCGGAGGCGGTGGACCGCATGGGGCTGTCCGCCTGCCTTTGCTACGAGGTGTCCGACCGGGACGGGGAGGACAAGGCCCTTGAGGGGATAAGGGAGAACCGGCAGTTCATAGACCACGCCAACAAGGGGGACCGGCGAAGGATAGCCGGCACTTTCGGGCTCCACGCCTCCCTAACCCTTTCGGACAGGACATTGGACCTTTGCGCCTCCTCCGGTGACTACGCGGGCTTTCACGTCCACGTGGCGGAGGGGCAGACCGACGAGCCCGAGTGCAGGCGCCGACACGGCCTGAGCATCGTGGACCGGTTCCGCCGGTTCGGCCTTTTAGGCCCTAAGTCCATGGCCATCCACTGCATCCACGTGGACGAAGAGGAGATGGAGATACTCAAGGACACCAACACCGCGGTGGTGCACAACCCGGAGTCCAACATGGGCAACGCGGTGGGGGCCGCCAAGGTGCTGCGCATGGTGGAGAAGGGCATCCTCCTGGGTCTTGGCACCGACGGGTACGTGTGCGACATGCTTAGGTCCTACGCCATGGCCAACGCCCTGGTGAAGCACTCGGTGGGGCACCCCAACGTGGGCTGGGGGGAGGTTCCCTCCATGCTCTTCCAGAACAACTTCGAGATAGCCAACCGCTACTTCTCGGTGAGGCGGGGGGTCCTCAAGGAGGGATGGGCCGCGGACATTGTGGTCTTCGACTACGATCCTCCCACCCCGATTAGCCAACAGAACGTGAACGGGCATCTTCTGTTCGGCCCCTTGACGTCCCACGTGGTGCACACCGTGGCGGACGGCAAGGTGCTCTACAAGGACAGGAACTTCACCGCCCTGGACCCCAAGGAGATCATGGCCAAGGCCCGGGAGCGGGCGGTGAAGGTTTGGGAGCGGTTTTAG